The following are from one region of the Etheostoma spectabile isolate EspeVRDwgs_2016 chromosome 2, UIUC_Espe_1.0, whole genome shotgun sequence genome:
- the LOC116705423 gene encoding caskin-1 isoform X3: protein MGKDQELLQAVKTEDLLTAQRLLQRLGQGNQSLLGATKRVNVNIQDADGLAPLHHAALSGNKELISLLLEAQAAVDIKDHKGMRPLHYAAWQGKTEPMKMLLKAGSSINGQSDEGQIPLHLSAQHGHYDGSEMLLQHQSNPCISDSAGKTPLDLACEFGRVAVVQLLLSSNMCAAMLEPKPSDPNGVSPLHLAAKNGHIDVIRLLIQAGIDINRQSESGTALHQAALCGKTEVVRLLLDSGISAGVRNTLSQTALDIVNQFTTTQASREIKQLLRDASAAMQVRALKDYCNNYDLTSLNIKAGDIITVLEQHSDGRWKGCIHDNRTGNDRVGYFPSNMVEVIKRAGHSPSQQCHTLLLRRPNPCPIAAVNGHSYPPSKVLPLHLPPPHPNTQSLPRFSSFGYVPLPISPPFLSTPPLSTPPPPPPPPPPLSTSQEQQSQTGTRTAELSPQGSPTLGQQSSTSEDIWVLRKPLAGGERSGSVGSIGSIRSSSSLQSSGNTHVLTTPAPSPHPAPTPGVNTHGLNAPGLHAQAEGVKLLATVLSQSVKAKEHLLEQSQSVEQSAGSSSCTVHEQRSFERKAEEDDGKKQAVVAWLGEFQLQFYTTHFLTAGYDLDTIMCFVLKDLTAIGVMKPGHRKKLTSEISKLPSTDWLPDHKPANLADWLSHLGLNQYYQVLVQNGYENIDFISDISLEDLQEIGITKLGHQKKLMLGVKRLKELQRGGSSSEPPQSPSTPPSSPGGSTCSEPRREVRKQRDGAPSPLAKPRPGLTHSQTSPHTPKTNPPLTPPHGRTQQSSPRARPRPSTQMAADSSVPLLRLPSEEEERRRTHSLIGSESDSRYATVCRSSSAHTAPNDVTVNRSQSSVTLRPRRKGRPPTPPKRSCSSITGGDEEEEGQVEGLLGLPSYRERRASDCGSLGSALRSQDSAGLERSEGASGSVRSLAAMLETSIVGGAKTLPRTLGGSTNYLQVSPPVLRRQAGAGGLGSEEEDVLSRRRTISGTESLLGDQIDLLPRQPAQQRPEPRPRSTVVSSASEITDGTATLRRRPRPPATDSEAPASMDTNAVTGKTGSDTIRRRQRTSEITESVIQSNNQSDSPGSHTDSRKNGGEPQQNGSVVLRRRPVSELSDRTEANKESCEWMEARKSLKPPVSPKPSTVTLKKTQADPPTPTRRVPIPGPDNTETAQSPEPKRVPPPVSPKPRGPPTAPKPGKAIVASAAMSPGPAATSPAAASPTPAPKLSSPLSAAPLPAPDTPSAPSLSPGLPQTSPSPAQSPSTPSPHPVKPPRSSIAGLSIDLLGGREVEEEEERRREEEEKRREREHKRHKEQEGERKRGEKGNLMETESQVEEVEQEEEAVQHRMEETSASLAAAVQAVEHKIKEEDAQNDSLSSKKSTVSILDDIGTMFDDLADQLDAMLD from the exons gGATGCGTCCTCTGCATTACGCTGCATGGCAGGGGAAGACTGAACCAATGAAAATGCTGCTGAAGGCAGGCTCGTCAATCAACGGACAGTCAGATGAAGGACAGATCCCTCTCCACCTATCAGCTCAGCACGGACACTATGACGGG tcGGAGATGTTGCTACAACACCAGTCCAACCCGTGTATCTCAGACTCAGCTGGGAAAACCCCGCTGGACCTTGCCTGTGAATTTGGACGTGTTGCA gtGGTCCAGCTCCTGCTCAGCAGTAACATGTGTGCAGCCATGCTGGAACCAAAACCCTCGGACCCCAACGGAGTGTCCCCTCTGCATCTCGCCGCCAAGAACGGACACATCGATGTCATACG GTTGCTGATTCAGGCTGGGATAGATATCAACAGACAGTCTGAGTCTGGCACAGCGCTACATCAGGCAGCCCTCTGTGGGAAGACAGAGGTAGTGCGCCTGCTATTAGAT AGTGGCATCAGCGCAGGGGTGAGAAACACTCTGAGTCAAACTGCCCTGGACATTGTAAACCAATTCACCACCACACAGGCCAGCCGGGAGATCAAACAACTACTTAGAG ATGCCTCGGCTGCGATGCAGGTGCGTGCGCTGAAGGATTACTGCAACAACTACGACCTTACCAGCCTCAACATCAAAGCTGGAGACATTATCACG GTTTTGGAGCAGCACTCTGATGGCCGATGGAAAGGCTGTATCCATGACAACCGCACAGGAAATGACCGTGTAGGCTACTTCCCCTCCAACATGGTGGAAGTCATCAAGAGGGCAG GTCACTCCCCCTCCCAGCAGTGCCACACCCTCCTGCTCCGCAGGCCCAACCCCTGTCCCATTGCCGCAGTCAACGGACACTCATACCCCCCCTCCAAAGTCCTCCCCCTGCATCTGCCTCCCCCTCACCCCAACACACAGTCCCTCCCTCGGTTCTCCTCCTTTGGGTATGTTCCTCTTCCcatctctcctccttttctgtCTACTCCTCCTCTgtccactcctcctcctcctccccctcctcctcctcctctctccactTCTCAGGAGCAGCAGAGTCAGACAG GTACGCGGACTGCAGAGCTGAGTCCTCAGGGCTCTCCAactctgggacagcagagcagcACCAGTGAGGACATCTGGGTGCTACGCAAACCGCTGGCAG GTGGTGAGCGCAGCGGCAGTGTGGGCAGCATCGGCAGTATTCGGTCATCCAGCAGCTTGCAGAGCTCTGGGAACACACATGTTCTGACCACCCCTGCACCCAGTCCACACCCGGCACCCACACCAGGAGTCAACACACACGGCCTTAACGCTCCTGGCCTGCACGCACAAGCTGAAGGGGTGAAG CTCCTGGCCACCGTGCTGTCCCAGTCAGTAAAAGCCAAGGAACATCTCTTGGAGCAGTCACAGTCTGTTGAGCAGTCAGCGG GCTCCTCCAGTTGCACAGTTCATGAACAGCGGTCGTTTGAGCGGAAAGCagaggaggatgatgggaaa AAACAGGCAGTAGTGGCGTGGCTGGGTGAGTTTCAGCTGCAGTTCTACACCACCCACTTCCTCACCGCGGGATATGATCTAGACACCATTA TGTGCTTTGTATTGAAGGACCTGACGGCAATTGGGGTCATGAAGCCTGGACATCGAAAGAAGTTAACATCAGAGATCAGCAAGTTGCCCTCCACAGACTGGCTGCCAGACCACAAGCCT GCCAATCTGGCAGACTGGCTGTCTCACCTTGGTCTTAATCAGTACTACCAGGTTCTGGTGCAAAATGGGTATGAAAACATTGACTTCATCTCCGACATCAGCCTTGAAGATCTGCAAGAGATTGGCATTACTAAACTTG GCCATCAGAAGAAGCTGATGTTGGGAGTGAAGAGACTGAAGGAGCTACAAAGGGGAGGAAGTAGCTCTGAGCCCCCTCAGAGCCCCTCTACTCCTCCATCCAGCCCAGGTGGCAGCACCTGTTCAGAGCCCCGTAGGGAGGTGAGGAAGCAGAGGGACGGTGCCCCAAGCCCGCTGGCCAAACCTCGCCCAGGtctcacacattcacagacCTCTCCCCACACACCGAAAACAAACCCACCACTAACCCCCCCACATGGCCGGACCCAGCAGTCCTCCCCCAGGGCTCGCCCGCGCCCCTCCACCCAGATGGCAGCAGATTCGTCAGTGCCGCTGCTCCGCCTGCCCAGCGAGGAGGAAGAGCGACGGAGAACTCACAGTCTAATTGGCTCAGAATCAGACTCTAGATACGCCACTGTGTGCCGCAGCAGCTCTGCACATACTGCCCCTAATGATGTCACTGTTAACCGCAGCCAATCATCTGTCACCCTTCGTCCCCGTCGGAAAGGTCGGCCCCCAACACCGCCTAAACGGTCCTGTTCTTCCATTACCGGGGGtgacgaggaggaagagggacaGGTGGAGGGGCTACTCGGGCTGCCAAGCTATCGAGAGCGGCGAGCCAGTGACTGCGGCAGCCTGGGATCAGCTTTAAGATCTCAGGACTCAGCGGGCCTGGAGAGATCAGAGGGGGCTTCTGGGAGTGTTCGCAGCCTCGCCGCTATGCTGGAAACATCCATTGTGGGTGGAGCCAAAACCCTGCCGAggactctgggaggcagcaccAACTacttacag GTGAGTCCACCTGTACTTCGTCGGCAAGCAGGCGCAGGCGGTCTTGGATCTGAAGAGGAGGATGTCTTAAGTCGGCGCAGGACCATCAGTGGAACAGAAAGTCTCCTTGGTGATCAGATTGACCTGTTGCCTCGGCAACCAGCCCAGCAACGTCCAGAGCCGCGGCCCCGCTCGACTGTGGTATCCTCCGCATCAGAAATCACAGACGGCACAGCGACGCTTCGAAGGAGGCCGCGTCCTCCGGCAACGGACTCCGAAGCGCCTGCATCTATGGACACCAATGCTGTTACCGGGAAAACTGGCTCTGACACCATACGCAGGAGACAACGCACGTCTGAGATTACAGAAAGTGTCATTCAAAGCAATAACCAATCAGACTCTCCCGGCAGTCATACAGATAGCCGGAAAAACGGAGGCGAGCCACAGCAGAACGGCAGTGTGGTCCTGAGGCGGAGGCCTGTGTCTGAGCTCTCTGATAGGACGGAGGCAAACAAAGAGAGCTGTGAGTGGATGGAGGCTAGGAAGTCGTTGAAGCCGCCGGTCTCACCCAAACCATCCACAGTCACcctgaagaaaacacaagctGACCCCCCAACCCCGACTCGAAGGGTCCCCATACCTGGGCCCGATAATACTGAGACAGCTCAGAGCCCTG AGCCGAAGCGCGTACCTCCTCCTGTATCCCCGAAACCCCGTGGGCCTCCAACAGCACCTAAACCAGGCAAAGCAATAGTGGCTTCAGCTGCCATGAGCCCGGGTCCTGCTGCTACCAGCCCAGCTGCAGCCAGCCCCACCCCAGCCCCCAAACTCTCCTCTCCACTCTCTGCCGCCCCTCTTCCAGCTCCTGACACCCCCTctgccccctccctctctccggGACTCCCTCAGACTTCCCCCTCTCCGGCTCAGAGTCCCTCTACCCCCTCGCCACACCCTGTTAAACCTCCCCGCTCCTCTATCGCCGGCCTCTCCATCGACCTGCTGGGAGGacgggaggtggaggaggaagaggagaggaggagagaggaagaggaaaagaggagagagagggagcacaAGAGGCACAAGgagcaggagggagagaggaagagaggagagaaagggaatcTGATGGAGACAGAGAGTCAAGTAGAGGAAGTGGAGCAGGAGGAAGAGGCGGTGCAGCATCGTATGGAAGAGACCAGTGCTTCCTTGGCTGCAGCTGTGCAAGCTGTTGAACACAAAATCAAAGAGGAGGACGCACAAAATGA CTCTCTTTCTAGTAAAAAGTCCACAGTCTCAATCTTGGACGACATCGGCACCATGTTTGACGACTTGGCAGACCAACTGGATGCAATGCTCGACTGA
- the LOC116705423 gene encoding caskin-1 isoform X1: protein MRPLHYAAWQGKTEPMKMLLKAGSSINGQSDEGQIPLHLSAQHGHYDGSEMLLQHQSNPCISDSAGKTPLDLACEFGRVAVVQLLLSSNMCAAMLEPKPSDPNGVSPLHLAAKNGHIDVIRLLIQAGIDINRQSESGTALHQAALCGKTEVVRLLLDSGISAGVRNTLSQTALDIVNQFTTTQASREIKQLLRDASAAMQVRALKDYCNNYDLTSLNIKAGDIITVLEQHSDGRWKGCIHDNRTGNDRVGYFPSNMVEVIKRAGHSPSQQCHTLLLRRPNPCPIAAVNGHSYPPSKVLPLHLPPPHPNTQSLPRFSSFGYVPLPISPPFLSTPPLSTPPPPPPPPPPLSTSQEQQSQTGTRTAELSPQGSPTLGQQSSTSEDIWVLRKPLAGGERSGSVGSIGSIRSSSSLQSSGNTHVLTTPAPSPHPAPTPGVNTHGLNAPGLHAQAEGVKLLATVLSQSVKAKEHLLEQSQSVEQSAGSSSCTVHEQRSFERKAEEDDGKDLTAIGVMKPGHRKKLTSEISKLPSTDWLPDHKPANLADWLSHLGLNQYYQVLVQNGYENIDFISDISLEDLQEIGITKLGHQKKLMLGVKRLKELQRGGSSSEPPQSPSTPPSSPGGSTCSEPRREVRKQRDGAPSPLAKPRPGLTHSQTSPHTPKTNPPLTPPHGRTQQSSPRARPRPSTQMAADSSVPLLRLPSEEEERRRTHSLIGSESDSRYATVCRSSSAHTAPNDVTVNRSQSSVTLRPRRKGRPPTPPKRSCSSITGGDEEEEGQVEGLLGLPSYRERRASDCGSLGSALRSQDSAGLERSEGASGSVRSLAAMLETSIVGGAKTLPRTLGGSTNYLQVSPPVLRRQAGAGGLGSEEEDVLSRRRTISGTESLLGDQIDLLPRQPAQQRPEPRPRSTVVSSASEITDGTATLRRRPRPPATDSEAPASMDTNAVTGKTGSDTIRRRQRTSEITESVIQSNNQSDSPGSHTDSRKNGGEPQQNGSVVLRRRPVSELSDRTEANKESCEWMEARKSLKPPVSPKPSTVTLKKTQADPPTPTRRVPIPGPDNTETAQSPEPKRVPPPVSPKPRGPPTAPKPGKAIVASAAMSPGPAATSPAAASPTPAPKLSSPLSAAPLPAPDTPSAPSLSPGLPQTSPSPAQSPSTPSPHPVKPPRSSIAGLSIDLLGGREVEEEEERRREEEEKRREREHKRHKEQEGERKRGEKGNLMETESQVEEVEQEEEAVQHRMEETSASLAAAVQAVEHKIKEEDAQNDSLSSKKSTVSILDDIGTMFDDLADQLDAMLD, encoded by the exons ATGCGTCCTCTGCATTACGCTGCATGGCAGGGGAAGACTGAACCAATGAAAATGCTGCTGAAGGCAGGCTCGTCAATCAACGGACAGTCAGATGAAGGACAGATCCCTCTCCACCTATCAGCTCAGCACGGACACTATGACGGG tcGGAGATGTTGCTACAACACCAGTCCAACCCGTGTATCTCAGACTCAGCTGGGAAAACCCCGCTGGACCTTGCCTGTGAATTTGGACGTGTTGCA gtGGTCCAGCTCCTGCTCAGCAGTAACATGTGTGCAGCCATGCTGGAACCAAAACCCTCGGACCCCAACGGAGTGTCCCCTCTGCATCTCGCCGCCAAGAACGGACACATCGATGTCATACG GTTGCTGATTCAGGCTGGGATAGATATCAACAGACAGTCTGAGTCTGGCACAGCGCTACATCAGGCAGCCCTCTGTGGGAAGACAGAGGTAGTGCGCCTGCTATTAGAT AGTGGCATCAGCGCAGGGGTGAGAAACACTCTGAGTCAAACTGCCCTGGACATTGTAAACCAATTCACCACCACACAGGCCAGCCGGGAGATCAAACAACTACTTAGAG ATGCCTCGGCTGCGATGCAGGTGCGTGCGCTGAAGGATTACTGCAACAACTACGACCTTACCAGCCTCAACATCAAAGCTGGAGACATTATCACG GTTTTGGAGCAGCACTCTGATGGCCGATGGAAAGGCTGTATCCATGACAACCGCACAGGAAATGACCGTGTAGGCTACTTCCCCTCCAACATGGTGGAAGTCATCAAGAGGGCAG GTCACTCCCCCTCCCAGCAGTGCCACACCCTCCTGCTCCGCAGGCCCAACCCCTGTCCCATTGCCGCAGTCAACGGACACTCATACCCCCCCTCCAAAGTCCTCCCCCTGCATCTGCCTCCCCCTCACCCCAACACACAGTCCCTCCCTCGGTTCTCCTCCTTTGGGTATGTTCCTCTTCCcatctctcctccttttctgtCTACTCCTCCTCTgtccactcctcctcctcctccccctcctcctcctcctctctccactTCTCAGGAGCAGCAGAGTCAGACAG GTACGCGGACTGCAGAGCTGAGTCCTCAGGGCTCTCCAactctgggacagcagagcagcACCAGTGAGGACATCTGGGTGCTACGCAAACCGCTGGCAG GTGGTGAGCGCAGCGGCAGTGTGGGCAGCATCGGCAGTATTCGGTCATCCAGCAGCTTGCAGAGCTCTGGGAACACACATGTTCTGACCACCCCTGCACCCAGTCCACACCCGGCACCCACACCAGGAGTCAACACACACGGCCTTAACGCTCCTGGCCTGCACGCACAAGCTGAAGGGGTGAAG CTCCTGGCCACCGTGCTGTCCCAGTCAGTAAAAGCCAAGGAACATCTCTTGGAGCAGTCACAGTCTGTTGAGCAGTCAGCGG GCTCCTCCAGTTGCACAGTTCATGAACAGCGGTCGTTTGAGCGGAAAGCagaggaggatgatgggaaa GACCTGACGGCAATTGGGGTCATGAAGCCTGGACATCGAAAGAAGTTAACATCAGAGATCAGCAAGTTGCCCTCCACAGACTGGCTGCCAGACCACAAGCCT GCCAATCTGGCAGACTGGCTGTCTCACCTTGGTCTTAATCAGTACTACCAGGTTCTGGTGCAAAATGGGTATGAAAACATTGACTTCATCTCCGACATCAGCCTTGAAGATCTGCAAGAGATTGGCATTACTAAACTTG GCCATCAGAAGAAGCTGATGTTGGGAGTGAAGAGACTGAAGGAGCTACAAAGGGGAGGAAGTAGCTCTGAGCCCCCTCAGAGCCCCTCTACTCCTCCATCCAGCCCAGGTGGCAGCACCTGTTCAGAGCCCCGTAGGGAGGTGAGGAAGCAGAGGGACGGTGCCCCAAGCCCGCTGGCCAAACCTCGCCCAGGtctcacacattcacagacCTCTCCCCACACACCGAAAACAAACCCACCACTAACCCCCCCACATGGCCGGACCCAGCAGTCCTCCCCCAGGGCTCGCCCGCGCCCCTCCACCCAGATGGCAGCAGATTCGTCAGTGCCGCTGCTCCGCCTGCCCAGCGAGGAGGAAGAGCGACGGAGAACTCACAGTCTAATTGGCTCAGAATCAGACTCTAGATACGCCACTGTGTGCCGCAGCAGCTCTGCACATACTGCCCCTAATGATGTCACTGTTAACCGCAGCCAATCATCTGTCACCCTTCGTCCCCGTCGGAAAGGTCGGCCCCCAACACCGCCTAAACGGTCCTGTTCTTCCATTACCGGGGGtgacgaggaggaagagggacaGGTGGAGGGGCTACTCGGGCTGCCAAGCTATCGAGAGCGGCGAGCCAGTGACTGCGGCAGCCTGGGATCAGCTTTAAGATCTCAGGACTCAGCGGGCCTGGAGAGATCAGAGGGGGCTTCTGGGAGTGTTCGCAGCCTCGCCGCTATGCTGGAAACATCCATTGTGGGTGGAGCCAAAACCCTGCCGAggactctgggaggcagcaccAACTacttacag GTGAGTCCACCTGTACTTCGTCGGCAAGCAGGCGCAGGCGGTCTTGGATCTGAAGAGGAGGATGTCTTAAGTCGGCGCAGGACCATCAGTGGAACAGAAAGTCTCCTTGGTGATCAGATTGACCTGTTGCCTCGGCAACCAGCCCAGCAACGTCCAGAGCCGCGGCCCCGCTCGACTGTGGTATCCTCCGCATCAGAAATCACAGACGGCACAGCGACGCTTCGAAGGAGGCCGCGTCCTCCGGCAACGGACTCCGAAGCGCCTGCATCTATGGACACCAATGCTGTTACCGGGAAAACTGGCTCTGACACCATACGCAGGAGACAACGCACGTCTGAGATTACAGAAAGTGTCATTCAAAGCAATAACCAATCAGACTCTCCCGGCAGTCATACAGATAGCCGGAAAAACGGAGGCGAGCCACAGCAGAACGGCAGTGTGGTCCTGAGGCGGAGGCCTGTGTCTGAGCTCTCTGATAGGACGGAGGCAAACAAAGAGAGCTGTGAGTGGATGGAGGCTAGGAAGTCGTTGAAGCCGCCGGTCTCACCCAAACCATCCACAGTCACcctgaagaaaacacaagctGACCCCCCAACCCCGACTCGAAGGGTCCCCATACCTGGGCCCGATAATACTGAGACAGCTCAGAGCCCTG AGCCGAAGCGCGTACCTCCTCCTGTATCCCCGAAACCCCGTGGGCCTCCAACAGCACCTAAACCAGGCAAAGCAATAGTGGCTTCAGCTGCCATGAGCCCGGGTCCTGCTGCTACCAGCCCAGCTGCAGCCAGCCCCACCCCAGCCCCCAAACTCTCCTCTCCACTCTCTGCCGCCCCTCTTCCAGCTCCTGACACCCCCTctgccccctccctctctccggGACTCCCTCAGACTTCCCCCTCTCCGGCTCAGAGTCCCTCTACCCCCTCGCCACACCCTGTTAAACCTCCCCGCTCCTCTATCGCCGGCCTCTCCATCGACCTGCTGGGAGGacgggaggtggaggaggaagaggagaggaggagagaggaagaggaaaagaggagagagagggagcacaAGAGGCACAAGgagcaggagggagagaggaagagaggagagaaagggaatcTGATGGAGACAGAGAGTCAAGTAGAGGAAGTGGAGCAGGAGGAAGAGGCGGTGCAGCATCGTATGGAAGAGACCAGTGCTTCCTTGGCTGCAGCTGTGCAAGCTGTTGAACACAAAATCAAAGAGGAGGACGCACAAAATGA CTCTCTTTCTAGTAAAAAGTCCACAGTCTCAATCTTGGACGACATCGGCACCATGTTTGACGACTTGGCAGACCAACTGGATGCAATGCTCGACTGA